The genomic segment TTTTTCACCCTTTCTCTGCCTACTGCTGCTCTTTTCTGCCGCGATCAAACGCGCGAAAATGACAAAGGCGCATCTGCAATCTCGCTGCTCCCTGCCGTGGAGAGACACCTGCCGCTCTCGGTAGCGGAAGCGGACTCTGGCGGGACACAGACGACCCGAGAAACCGATATTCCTCTCTATAAGCTTCtattctctcttcttctctcgtctctgcctctttaTTGTCTTCCATGacttttcgtttctgcccTTTTTTTCACATCGTCCGTCTGAAGTGCGACGCGGGTCCGTGGtcctcgctcgcgtctcgaGAAACGATTCGTGTGGAGGGTGTGTCAAAAAACACATCTTGGTAAACCAGGATTTCTCTGCCGTCCTTTTGTGGAGCttgtgagagagaagactgacgacgaggaagggtcaagcctcctctctctcctcggttGAGTCATGCCAGTCCCGACTTTTGTCCTCCGTGTTTGACGCTCTCTACATCTTTACCGGtgtgttttcgtctcttctccctctcttcgttcttctctctcctttcttcctccgttgctgtttcgcgtccttctcttccactgCTGCTacgcttttcctctttccgcGCTGTCGGCTCCGTCTCTTTTGTTtacgtttttttctctcctgcctgCCGTTGCACATTTGTTTCTTTCGGTGACCTCTccgtgtttttctttcgggGTGTCCACTGACCTGTGGCCAGATGCCGACATCGATTCTGAGGCGAGTGGCTTGCGCGGCGCTTTCCCTCCCGCAGCGCGCTGCTCCTCTCAAGGCCAAGAAGCCGGTGGTGAAGAAGAACGTGAAAAAGTGGGTTTTTCGAAACTTCTGTGGAGAAATGGATCTTCCTATTCCATGCAAAAGCTCTTTCCAGCAGTACTGCGAAAAAGAACTGACGGCGGGGCTTTCTGTTTCCCCGAACTTGCGCCTCCACCCAACTAGCTGCCCTTCAATCTGAGGTGCAGCGACTtgcggttcttctctcttgacTATTcactcgttctcttctctccgcataCCCAACACAAAAACACACTTGCTGACACATCGCCGCACAACTCACCCATACAAAcgtatacatgtgtgtatttAGTTATTAAAAGTGTAGATGTGGAAAGATACGTGGTAGGTGGGCGTCTCTGTAAGTggtatatgtatgcatattatatatatatatatatatatatatgcatgtatgcatatgtgtcAACATATTCGGTGTAGACAATAGGTGTCCGCGTGTACGTGTTGCCTATGGAGATGTCGTGTTGTTTATTTTTATTTCTCTGTTGGATATGAAGACGTGAATGGACGCTTGTCTGCTGTATTTCTTCAAGATTGCCTATGGATAGATGCGTGGATGCCTGCAGGGATTCGGGGGGGCTGCCAAAGCACCTGACGCGTTACTTGCCGTTTGTCCCCACCTCGTTGGTGCATGAAACGACGAGCTTCCTGCACGACGCCACTAAACTTCGCGCGCTGCTGGCTTTGATTTTTTCCCCATGTAAACCTGAGGCTTCTGTCGCCGACGAGCTGGCTTCTCCCGCAGCCCGACTCGAATTccaacaagaaaaagagcgatACCACGCTATCCGCGATGTGAGACAAGACAGACAAACTTGAAGGACAACACCTGCACGACGGCCACAAGACGCCCAAGAAATAAATCGATATACACAAAATAAAACCTGTACTTACACTTCGGCACGTATGCagtatacacatgcatgcataaataaatatctatatataaCTATACGTACCAGTGCATGTGGGGAAATGCTTCACGAGTCCTTGAGGCGGATAACCGTCGAGGCGACTGTTTGGAGGCGTTTCGCGAGGTAAACACGCGGGATCCTTTACGAAGCCAGCTTTCATGGAAAGGAATCTGCCTCTGCACAAGCTGGAGCACAGTTCACAGGCTGCGCGAAGAGGTCTGCTCCTTCACGAAAGAGAATGTTCTAGAAGAAATTGAAAACGTTTGCAACCACAGCGTGGGCCCACCAGAGGCTCGGAGCTATTTGTGCCCGTGGCCGCAGTGCACGCAAAAAGTCACAGCGCCACACTCATCAGTTTCCCCGAGTCTACACGAGGGTGAAAACCATTAAGTGTCGAGGCTGCACTGTATGGAAACCAAAAGTCTTCTCGTGTCGGTGCTCCTGTTCCTCAGTTTTGCGTCTGTGCTCTTTGGATGTTTCAGACCTACGACAGTCGTGTCCTGTCTGGAGTTGCCCTGCGGACATCGCCAGCGTTCTCTGGATCTCTGCTTTTGCTCCTGTTTCAATTACACACTCTTtgtcttcggcttcttcgtttgtgcAGCAACACACCGACTGTTATCGGCGCCACGAGAGTGCTGCGGCGGCGTCGATGTGGCGTGCGATTGAGGCGCTTCCCTCAGACCTTTACGAAGAAGCAGTGCAGTCTGTCACATTTGCTCCGCCATATGAGAACGAACCGCCGCCTCCGGATCCGAGTGAGCTGCGGCCTGGAAAGAACGCAAGCACTGAGACGCAGGCCGCCAGTGCTGGGCAACAGCCGAGCGCCGCGTCGAGGGGCTCTAGTGTGCGTACACTCGCGGGGCCTGGCGCAGCCGGAGAGGCGGCGAGTCAGCCGGAGCACGGATTCTACCACGAAAGGTTCGCGTTCCCGAGGGCCCTCATGTTCCACGAAATGTACGGCGAGCAGATCTTCCAGTCGCTCTCGCAACTCGAGCGGAGGAAACTGCAGGTGAGAAAAACCGCGGAGGGAGATCGGCGGGGGCGCGTTATGGTCTCGACATGGGCTGTAGGCAATGACAGCCACAGCTGGAGGGTGCCGTGCCACGTGCAGGCGGGTCGCACTGTAGTCGTTTCTGCATTTTCTTTTCCATGTTTTCCCACGCCCCTGTAGTGGATGCGTGAAAGCAGACTGCGCACGCGTTTTACATGGTCCACATTTCGACTGTGCTTCAGTACACGCtggctgtacgtacagcgtGCGTCAGCGTTCGGCGACCTACCGTTCCTGTCGGTCGCTCCGCGGAGGGCCCCTTCGCGAGGCGCCCTCTGTTCGTCTGGAGCGTTTCTTATGAGACATGAACACCACTGACACATGTGAGAGCCGAAGATGCGGTGACTTCGTAGAAGAGTCTGCGGGTCAGTACGATGTTCAGAGGTGCCGTGTCCGTGCCCCACCCGCCATCCCGTGTTTCCTTGACAGTCTGTACTTCCTCTGCTATCTGGTGCCGCATGCAGGTCTTCATGAACTTGATGCATGTGCGGTATCCTCACGCGGAACTGAAGCGCGACAAACCGGCTCTGTTCTGGCTGCCGGAGAGACAGGTTCTCAGCCGGCAGCGCGAGGGTGCGCACAAACGGAAAGGCGCCAAATGAGCTGCCGCGCAAACTGCGGCCAGCACTCGGCTGACATCTTCAatgaggtgtacgtacaccgcgtGGTGCGTCGCAAGCGTTCGACAGCAGGGCGGCTTCGTGTCTTCGTGCCGAGAAGTGCTTTTTTGTGTGTGCCGAAACCTGCACTCAGTTGCCTCGTTTGCCAGATGACTCGAACGCTTCGGCGGATTGTTTCACGCTGGCAACACTCCCCAAATTTCACTGAGATCACTGGGGCGGAGCCACTGTGGCGTTAGTATGTCGGAAACTCCGCACACCTAGATATCGACCGTGACCACACTTGCCACTCACTCCACGTTCCTGCACTCAGAACGCAAGCCGCGGCAGGGAACTCTGCGCGTCATTCTGAGCCTAATGGCGAAGCATTTCCTGTCAGCCCTGCACGGGCGCAGAACACTTGCGCGGAGGACCAAAGACAAATCTTTACTGGCCACGCACCGGCGCTCCGGGCGAAACCACAAGCACGCGTCCTGCGCTTACGGAAGCCGGCTGGTGTACCTTCAGCGGTCTACGCTGGGAACTCCTGCCGCGCTAAAACGTAGACGACGCGTTTGTTACAGCGTTGTGATGCGGCGAGTGCTATCACCTTGGAACTGTGACTCCGCGAATAAAAAGTGCTCCACAGTGGAAACACCGAGACACACTTCATCTGGCACACGCAGGCGAATTATGCACGGAAGCGACACCATTCTCGGTCTTTTCCAGCGAACTGCAGAAGTTACCTGCAAGCGCGAGATCTGCTTCTATCAAAGCAGATCTCGCGCCACAGCCTGATGCCCTCGTCTCTAGTCCTCGTCCGACGAGAACCCCTCCGGGTTGGGAACTGCTCTATCGGTCAGCAGAGCCAACTGAGAAGCACGCCCAGCCACCGGCACAGTAACGTAAAGATCAGATTGCAGATGCCATCCACCACGATTgtagagaagacgaacagaaTTTTGATCGACCCCGTAGGCACGTAAAATCGAGTCTCGAATAGTTTCCGGCCCGGGAACAACCTGGTCTTCCATACTTTGGGAGCGGTGGAGGTTCAGTGACCTCAGTTGCGCTCGAACAACTCCCCTTCGCGTAGGTTCCGGAAGAGGCGCCGCCGATGGAATCACGTCCAATCTCTGTCCAACTGCTGGTGGCTCAGGTTGATACGGCTCCTCCAGATGAGAGAAAGGGTTGACAGGAATCCCCTCCGGGAGACTCAATCGGGGCGGGGCCGGAGGACTTGCCATCCCCCTAAATTGCGTTTGCCTACGGTTTTCCATCGTACGTCGAATGTCGCTAAGAAGGTTGTACTGACTCTCTGCAAATCCGAATGGCAGCCCCTGCATTCCCCCCATACCCGGTAAAAATGGGTGAGCAGAAGGGGGAGGTTGACGAACTGGAGGAGGCGGACGAACTGAAGGACCTAGAATACCGAGAGGATCTGGATCTTCAGGACCTCCCGAACCCGCTCCTGGTACAGCAATGTCATCAAGCACAAGAGGCGCCATTTCCTGGCGCCGTCGACGGGGTCGAGGTCGATCAGGGTTAAGTGCCCCCGGAAGCCACGGCGGCTCAATCGGTGGAGCAGGTGGAAGCCGTGAAGGCGCATAACCCAAGGGCGCGCCACGAGGGACAAATGGACGAGGCCCCCTGGCGGAGGGTCCTGGTAAAGAAGACACCCCGCTCCAGCTTGACACCCCCCTTGCTTGGGGGGCTGGCGCCGCCGGAGCGCTTGCTGGCCCATGTTGGCTCTCAGATTCTTGTCGAGAACCTGGAGGCCCTCCCGCGATTCCAGAGGCATCCATCGGTATGACAGAGGGTGAAGCGTCACCACCGCTTGGATCCAGAGGTTGCTGACGACCTAGGGACTGTCTCACGAATCCATGGAAATGCATCGGACTGAAAGTAGGTGAAGGACCACCACCGCTTACATTCACAGATTGCTGAAAACTAGGGGGGCCTCTCGCGAATCCAGGGAAATACGTCGGACTGAAAGCTGGTGAAGGACCACCACCGCTTACATTCACAGATTGCTGAAAACCAGGGGGGCCTCCAGCGAATCCAGGGAAATACGTCGGACTGAAAGCTGGTGAAGGACCACCACCGCTTACGTGCACAGGCTGTTGCAGACCAGGGGGGCCTCTCGCGAATCCAGGGAAATACGTCGGACTGAAAGCTGGTGAAGGACCACCACCGCTTACATTCACAGATTGCTGAAAACCAGGGGGGCCTCCAGCGAATCCAGGGAAATACGTCGGACTGAAAGCTGGTGAAGGACCACCACCGCTTACGTGCACAGGCTGTTGCAGACCAGGGGGGCCTCTCGCGAATCCAGGGAAATACGTCGGACTGAAAGCTGGTGAAGGACCACCACCGCTTACGTGCACAGGCTGTTGCAGACCAGGGGGACCTCCCGCGAATCCAGGGATATTCGCCGGAATGAAAACGGGTACGGGGCCACCCCCATGTCCATGCACAACTTGTGGTGGACCAGCGGGACCCGCGACGAGGCCAAAGGCGGCGCTCACACTGGGAAACTGACCTCCACTGCCTTGTCCGGGTGCTTGCTGGTAGACCCGCCCCCCGTCCGTGCTGGAGCCCGTGAGAGAGACCACCTGTCTTGGCGCAGCTCGTCCCCTGGAAGGTACGAAATATGGGGAGGGTCTACCCTCAGTGATacttcctctgtctccgtaaATGCCGATAGTCCCGAGACTCACTTGTTGAAAACCACTTGGATGACCTTGTAATCCCGATGGCCCTGGACGTCCACCTGAGTGACGTTGTAACCTCGATGGTCCTGGACGTTCATCTGGAGGACTTTGTAACCTCGATGGTCCTGGACGTTCATCAGGGGGACTTTGTAACCCCGATGTTCCTGGACGCTCAGTCTCAACGTGTGCGGCGCTCGACGATGAAGGAGACCTGTCATCAAGTGAGGGAACAACCTGGTCGTCGGGACCCGCAGCTCCTAACACGAAACGAGGAACGGTCTGTGGCGGAGATGGAGGAAGTGGAGCATATGCAGCTGGACCTGTCCTCATTCCTTGTCCTAACGGTGGGATGTTGCGGACGCGTTGCGGCCCATACCGTTGGTCAGCTAGCTGCCGAGACTGGAGTCCAGGAGAGAACTGAGGTGCTGGCTTGGGCGGAGTATCGGAAGAAGGCGATTTCTGCCTCCGGAGCACCTTCTCCACGTCGGAAATAACCAGAACGGGGGCCGGACTGGGATCCCCATCTGTTGCTACAAACAACGCTTCTCTACTCGCCTCGATGCTTATCGGAAGCGCCTCAAACTCTGAACCACCAGGCGCGCTGTCCTCTGCGTGTCCACGACCTCTGCTTACTAAAGTTTTCCCCCATCCACAGCAGTCCTGAGGACCGGTTTCACCAGTTGGCCTCCGCGAGGCCGCACCAGCGAGGTGAGTCAAGGCGTGCAGAGATACCATGGCCTGGAGCCAGGGATTTTTGGAAAGCTTCCTCATTGCTGCGAAGGCAACGAACTAGCAAGGACGCTTGGAAGGATTTTACAGTGATATGCGAAGATTTGCTTACCCACTCAATTTGAAGGCCCCGTCTCGTGTTGAAGGGAAGGGGGGCGGGTGACGCGAGTTGAGATGAGTCTGCAGACCGAGGGAGCATGCCTTCTGAATAGACAATCTAGCACACTTCAGTCACGCTGAAACGCACACTATTAGTTGGAGTTCACGCCTGGATTCATTCCTGCAACAGCGGGAAGCCACGCATTAAACTGCATTGGACAACTTTACGCACACTGGCTCTTGGCACCCTCTCGTAAAAACATCGAGCGTCTACTCAGACGAAGCGTTGCCACAAGGCACAAACACCACGTCGACCGCGAATGCTAGCGTGCGACGAAACAACTCCACAGTACTGCTCATACTGGTGAGTGATAAATCGTAACAACTACTCACACCAGTCAAGCCTTGAATGTCCCACCAAGGTGACTATGCCACACAGAAACAAGGGGAGTGAGATCGCCAGAGCCCGACGTTAATCAGACGACAGGGAATCGGGAGAAAGGGCGGCAGTGGATTCGATGTTGAGCCGCCACCAGCGACGTGGCCTCGTCACGAGAAGCCGACGCCCGTCACGGCGCTCCCCTGCTGTTTTCATGGTGTTTTCTATGTCATGCCTCGCGAGACTCGCGCCTGAACAAGTTTTTGTGAGCTCTATCTGTCTCGCGAACAATAACTGCAGCGCTTCCCCATAGAGTAGTTCAGCCTTATGTTTCATAAAGAGTACTCCTTCCGGGGACGTAGAAATGCGCATGGCGGGGAACGCACATGTCTGAAGCTATGCTAACGCGGTACTCTGTAGCCGAACATTTCACGTCAAAAAAGACGAATGCTGTGATCACATGTCTACGTGTCTCTGCGGGGGATAAGGCACGATATCGCCTTCAGAGAAACCTACTTTTCCCCCGCTGTTAGAAAGAAGCCGCAGAACTCCCCTATCTGCACGGGCACCTTGCCGTGCACGATGCAACAAAAATCGATCAGTCAAGACACTGTGGCATCATTTGTTTAGTGCGATCTGTTCCTTTGCTTGGGCTCGCCTGAGAACTGCTGAACCAACAGAACGCGTGTGAGATTGGCCTTGTAACTTCCCATAAGAAACAGCCGAGGCTGTAGCGTGAGCCCGCAGTCAGCACTCAATTTGCAAATGTGGCTACTGCCTCCACTATACACATGGCGGTAGGAGAGAACAGTGGGCACCTTAACAGTAGTTTCCACAGTGGTGTTGTGCATATCCGCGCTGCGCTCCGTGATAAAGGTAACGCCGCCGCTGGTTCTCGCGCTTCTATGTGCCACCTTTAGTATGAATAACCTCAGAATGCCCATCCACATTCTTTCTTTATATTGTTGCGGCTGCAATTGTCTCCGGAGCCTCGTCGCCGGTCCGCGTGCGAAAGCCCCATAACCGCCCGTGCGTGTGTAGAATAACGAAGACCGACGGGAAATGTAAAGGCAAATTACTCAATCCC from the Toxoplasma gondii ME49 chromosome IX, whole genome shotgun sequence genome contains:
- a CDS encoding hypothetical protein (encoded by transcript TGME49_266260~Signal peptide predicted by SignalP 2.0 HMM (probability 0.529) with cleavage site probability 0.191 at residue 20) is translated as MPTSILRRVACAALSLPQRAAPLKAKKPVVKKNVKKDSGGLPKHLTRYLPFVPTSLVHETTSFLHDATKLRALLALIFSPCKPEASVADELASPAARLEFQQEKERYHAIRDQHTDCYRRHESAAAASMWRAIEALPSDLYEEAVQSVTFAPPYENEPPPPDPSELRPGKNASTETQAASAGQQPSAASRGSSVRTLAGPGAAGEAASQPEHGFYHERFAFPRALMFHEMYGEQIFQSLSQLERRKLQVFMNLMHVRYPHAELKRDKPALFWLPERQVLSRQREGAHKRKGAK
- a CDS encoding hypothetical protein (encoded by transcript TGME49_266150) — translated: MRKLSKNPWLQAMVSLHALTHLAGAASRRPTGETGPQDCCGWGKTLVSRGRGHAEDSAPGGSEFEALPISIEASREALFVATDGDPSPAPVLVISDVEKVLRRQKSPSSDTPPKPAPQFSPGLQSRQLADQRYGPQRVRNIPPLGQGMRTGPAAYAPLPPSPPQTVPRFVLGAAGPDDQVVPSLDDRSPSSSSAAHVETERPGTSGLQSPPDERPGPSRLQSPPDERPGPSRLQRHSGGRPGPSGLQGHPSGFQQVSLGTIGIYGDRGSITEGRPSPYFVPSRGRAAPRQVVSLTGSSTDGGRVYQQAPGQGSGGQFPSVSAAFGLVAGPAGPPQVVHGHGGGPVPVFIPANIPGFAGGPPGLQQPVHVSGGGPSPAFSPTYFPGFARGPPGLQQPVHVSGGGPSPAFSPTYFPGFAGGPPGFQQSVNVSGGGPSPAFSPTYFPGFARGPPGLQQPVHVSGGGPSPAFSPTYFPGFAGGPPGFQQSVNVSGGGPSPAFSPTYFPGFARGPPSFQQSVNVSGGGPSPTFSPMHFHGFVRQSLGRQQPLDPSGGDASPSVIPMDASGIAGGPPGSRQESESQHGPASAPAAPAPQARGVSSWSGVSSLPGPSARGPRPFVPRGAPLGYAPSRLPPAPPIEPPWLPGALNPDRPRPRRRRQEMAPLVLDDIAVPGAGSGGPEDPDPLGILGPSVRPPPPVRQPPPSAHPFLPGMGGMQGLPFGFAESQYNLLSDIRRTMENRRQTQFRGMASPPAPPRLSLPEGIPVNPFSHLEEPYQPEPPAVGQRLDVIPSAAPLPEPTRRGVVRAQLRSLNLHRSQSMEDQVVPGPETIRDSILRAYGVDQNSVRLLYNRGGWHLQSDLYVTVPVAGRASQLALLTDRAVPNPEGFSSDED